One genomic segment of Dromaius novaehollandiae isolate bDroNov1 chromosome 12, bDroNov1.hap1, whole genome shotgun sequence includes these proteins:
- the FAM107A gene encoding actin-associated protein FAM107A isoform X2: MYTEIQRERPDSGNILTHPDYLDGNPDLIKPKKLLNPVKASKSHQELHRELLMNHKRGLGVESKPELQRVLEHRRRDQLIRQKKEEEEAKKLQSPFEKELLKRHQRLDQLEKEQEKQEDHAPEFIKVKENLRRTSTVSGEEKAV, from the exons ATGTACACTGAAATACAGAGGGAACGACCAGACAGTGGGAATATCCTGACTCACCCAGACTACCTAGATGGAAACCCAGATCTTATCAAACCTAAAAAGCTCCTAAATCCTGTAAAAGCCTCAAAGAGTCACCAAGAGCTGCACAGAGAGCTGCTGATGAACCACAAAAG AGGCTTGGGCGTGGAGAGCAAGCCAGAGCTGCAGCGGGTGCTTGAGCACCGACGGCGAGACCAGCTCATCAGgcagaagaaggaagaggaagaggcaaaGAAATTGCAGTCGCCTTTTGAAAAAGAGCTATTAAAGAGGCACCAGAGGCTGGATCAG CTGGAGAAAGAACAAGAGAAGCAAGAAGACCATGCACCAGAATTCATTAAAGTcaaagaaaacctgagaagaaCATCGACAGTGAGCGGGGAAGAGAAAGCAGTGTAG